A single genomic interval of Desulfobulbaceae bacterium DB1 harbors:
- a CDS encoding IS256 family transposase, with protein MAIDKEILDRLLADYNYQKPEELIGENGLLKQLTKALLERALQAEMTVHLGHEKHGTIVTKGGNARNGNSAKTIKGDFGKMPIEVPRDRDSSFDPVIIPKGQTRFPGFDDKIISLYSRGMTTREIQGHLEDIYGVDVSPTLISTVTDAVADEVKVWQNRPLDPIYPIVYMDAIRVKVRDNGHVKNKAVYLAIGITMDGVKDVLGMWVAENEGAKFWLQVVTELRNRGVQDIFIACVDGLKGFPEAIETVFPFTQVQLCLVHMVRNSLKYVSWKQRKEVAADLKAIYQSPTAEQAEMELMTFEEKWDKTHPSIGQSWRRNWERITPFFAYSPEIRKVIYTTNAIESLNMSLRKVTKNRGSFPNDESMLKLLYMALNNIAKKWTMPIRDWKAALNRFSILFGDRMPAY; from the coding sequence ATGGCCATTGATAAAGAAATTTTGGATCGTTTACTTGCCGACTACAATTACCAGAAGCCCGAAGAACTGATCGGTGAAAACGGGCTGCTCAAGCAGCTCACCAAGGCCTTACTGGAGCGGGCGTTACAGGCGGAAATGACCGTCCACCTGGGCCACGAAAAACATGGAACCATCGTCACCAAAGGCGGTAATGCCCGAAATGGTAACTCTGCAAAGACCATCAAGGGCGACTTCGGTAAAATGCCGATTGAGGTCCCGCGCGACCGCGACAGCAGTTTCGATCCGGTCATCATTCCCAAAGGGCAAACCCGCTTTCCCGGCTTTGACGACAAGATTATCTCTCTCTACTCCCGAGGGATGACTACCAGGGAGATTCAGGGGCACTTGGAAGACATTTACGGAGTTGATGTCTCTCCCACCCTGATTTCAACGGTCACCGATGCCGTTGCTGACGAGGTTAAAGTTTGGCAAAATCGCCCGTTGGACCCCATTTATCCCATTGTTTACATGGACGCTATCCGGGTTAAGGTGCGCGACAATGGGCATGTTAAGAACAAGGCGGTCTATCTGGCTATTGGCATCACCATGGACGGCGTCAAGGATGTCCTGGGAATGTGGGTTGCCGAAAACGAGGGCGCCAAGTTCTGGTTGCAGGTAGTGACTGAGCTAAGAAACCGTGGCGTGCAGGATATTTTCATTGCCTGCGTCGATGGCCTCAAGGGTTTTCCTGAAGCCATTGAGACGGTTTTCCCCTTCACCCAGGTCCAGCTCTGTCTCGTCCACATGGTGCGCAATTCCCTGAAATATGTCTCATGGAAACAGCGCAAAGAGGTGGCTGCGGATCTCAAGGCCATTTACCAATCGCCAACAGCCGAGCAGGCCGAAATGGAACTGATGACCTTTGAAGAAAAATGGGACAAAACGCATCCGTCCATCGGCCAATCCTGGCGAAGAAATTGGGAAAGAATCACCCCATTTTTTGCGTATTCGCCCGAGATACGCAAGGTGATATATACCACCAATGCTATTGAGTCGTTGAACATGTCACTGCGCAAAGTTACCAAGAACCGGGGTTCATTTCCCAATGACGAGTCGATGCTTAAACTGCTTTACATGGCGCTGAACAATATCGCCAAAAAATGGACTATGCCAATCAGAGACTGGAAGGCTGCCTTGAACCGCTTTTCAATCTTGTTCGGCGACAGAATGCCTGCATATTGA
- a CDS encoding integrase: protein MNTTMPQDSLFNKQYQKHLKCLKLGGLQPKTIDAYARAIRRIGNYFDCRIDNLNSGQLLDYFTELLDTHSWSAVKLDLYGLKFFYSGVLNKPWEDIPLIKPPKTSRIPDILSVEQTEQLFAATKTLSYKVFFFTCYSM from the coding sequence ATGAACACCACCATGCCACAAGATTCCCTCTTCAACAAGCAGTATCAGAAACACCTGAAATGCCTCAAACTGGGCGGTCTGCAGCCCAAGACCATCGACGCCTACGCCAGGGCGATCCGGCGTATCGGCAACTATTTCGATTGCAGGATTGACAACCTCAACTCCGGCCAGTTGCTCGACTATTTCACGGAACTCCTGGACACGCATTCCTGGAGCGCGGTCAAGCTCGACCTCTACGGCCTGAAGTTCTTCTATTCCGGGGTACTGAACAAACCCTGGGAAGATATCCCCCTGATCAAGCCTCCCAAGACATCCAGAATCCCTGACATCCTGTCCGTCGAGCAGACGGAGCAACTATTTGCCGCAACCAAAACCTTGAGCTACAAGGTCTTCTTTTTTACCTGCTACAGCATGG